The following proteins are co-located in the Peptostreptococcaceae bacterium genome:
- a CDS encoding SEC-C domain-containing protein: MGLFDDWNRMSEDKQNQEEYDEFWKAYFLKEKDAYDKILTGGKFVISGKTSDVAKELGLSSEELTGFIDGINTSLKKPIEVEKLEADSEISMDIEVEKLYLNMHKAEADWLYDLEIWNNLLSAEKREEIKKDFNSSKTFKREEEKVGRNDPCPCGSGKKYKKCCGKNK, encoded by the coding sequence TTGGGATTGTTCGATGATTGGAATAGAATGTCGGAAGATAAGCAGAATCAAGAGGAATATGATGAATTTTGGAAAGCATATTTTCTAAAAGAAAAGGATGCTTATGACAAAATTCTGACAGGTGGCAAGTTTGTAATATCGGGTAAAACTTCCGATGTGGCAAAAGAATTGGGACTCTCAAGTGAGGAGCTGACCGGATTTATTGACGGCATCAATACGAGCCTGAAAAAGCCTATTGAAGTTGAAAAATTGGAAGCGGATTCCGAAATATCGATGGATATTGAAGTTGAAAAACTATATTTAAATATGCACAAGGCCGAAGCCGATTGGCTTTACGATCTTGAAATATGGAACAATCTTCTTAGCGCTGAAAAAAGAGAAGAAATAAAAAAAGATTTCAATAGCTCTAAGACATTCAAAAGAGAAGAAGAAAAAGTGGGTCGTAATGACCCATGTCCCTGCGGAAGCGGAAAAAAATACAAGAAATGTTGCGGAAAAAACAAGTAA
- a CDS encoding S-layer homology domain-containing protein — translation MSMTENKTDGVRLAYGLKPGKPAIFEAETLSLLNRDGSLYREPEISAYDDLDNHYSREAVEILAENGIYLEGESFLPENIIAQKDFFILFINTMGYYVPDERNDEFIEEMYAYLLRQEIITEDEINYSSPVERIDAVKYIIRGLVYEKVAMIDKIFSQGFADVDETYPELRGYVAIAKGIGIVNGFGGSFYPESHLKRGDAAIMIYNRLSQ, via the coding sequence ATGTCCATGACGGAAAACAAAACGGACGGAGTTCGCCTTGCCTATGGGCTGAAGCCGGGAAAACCGGCCATTTTCGAAGCGGAGACGCTTTCGCTCCTAAATCGTGACGGAAGCCTGTACCGGGAGCCTGAGATATCGGCATATGACGATTTGGATAATCACTATTCCAGGGAAGCTGTGGAAATTCTCGCGGAAAACGGAATCTATCTGGAAGGAGAGTCTTTCCTGCCGGAAAATATAATCGCGCAAAAGGATTTCTTCATTCTTTTCATCAATACTATGGGCTATTATGTGCCGGATGAAAGAAACGATGAGTTTATCGAGGAAATGTATGCATATCTGCTAAGGCAGGAAATCATTACAGAGGATGAAATAAATTACTCTTCTCCTGTAGAGAGGATAGATGCGGTCAAGTATATCATAAGGGGCCTTGTATACGAAAAGGTCGCGATGATTGACAAAATATTTTCGCAGGGGTTTGCGGATGTCGACGAGACATACCCGGAGCTTAGAGGTTATGTAGCAATCGCAAAAGGGATTGGAATAGTTAATGGTTTCGGCGGGAGTTTCTATCCGGAAAGCCATCTTAAAAGGGGAGATGCGGCTATAATGATATACAACAGACTAAGCCAATAG